The following proteins come from a genomic window of Edaphobacter sp. 4G125:
- the queA gene encoding tRNA preQ1(34) S-adenosylmethionine ribosyltransferase-isomerase QueA, whose protein sequence is MRVADFHFDLPEELIAQSPPAVRGSSRMLVLNRSKREYRDNFFRNLPEILQPGDLLILNNSRVIPARLYATRARGRNTQASSPDPSGRIEVLLTQQLSEHEWAALVRPGRKVQPGERLHFAAHDDSAPLLEAEVIAAADYGERTLRFAPTLEFRAILDRIGHMPLPPYIHRGDTPEDRDRYQTVYNHESGSAAAPTAGLHFTPEILDQLRARGVQIETITLHVGLGTFQPVRVENVEDIHLHAEHYTLPASTAEAINKALRERRRIIAAGTTTTRTLEHCAHIAAADAFEPHSGLQLHPHSGQTSIFIRPGVQFRVVSGLLTNFHLPESTLLMLVSAFAGREFTLSAYAHAVRERYRFFSYGDCMLIL, encoded by the coding sequence GTGCGCGTAGCTGACTTCCATTTCGATCTCCCTGAAGAACTCATCGCGCAGTCTCCGCCAGCGGTTCGCGGCTCCAGCCGTATGCTCGTACTTAACCGTTCCAAACGTGAATACCGGGACAATTTCTTTCGTAACCTTCCCGAAATTCTCCAACCGGGCGACCTTCTCATTCTTAATAACAGCCGGGTCATTCCTGCGAGGCTCTATGCCACCCGGGCTCGCGGGCGAAATACTCAGGCAAGTTCGCCGGATCCTTCAGGACGTATCGAAGTGCTACTGACGCAACAGCTCAGCGAGCACGAATGGGCCGCGCTCGTCCGTCCTGGCCGCAAGGTTCAGCCCGGCGAACGTCTTCATTTTGCGGCTCACGATGATTCGGCACCGCTGCTTGAAGCCGAGGTGATTGCAGCTGCTGACTATGGTGAACGAACCTTACGATTTGCTCCTACGCTAGAGTTTCGCGCCATTCTGGATCGCATCGGCCATATGCCGCTGCCGCCGTATATTCACCGTGGTGATACCCCAGAGGACCGCGATCGTTACCAGACCGTCTACAATCATGAGTCCGGCTCCGCAGCTGCTCCTACCGCAGGATTGCACTTCACCCCGGAGATTCTCGATCAGTTACGTGCGCGCGGAGTTCAGATCGAAACCATCACACTGCACGTCGGGCTCGGCACTTTTCAGCCTGTTCGGGTCGAAAACGTGGAAGATATCCATCTTCATGCCGAGCACTATACGCTGCCTGCTTCCACTGCTGAGGCGATCAATAAGGCTCTTCGTGAGAGGCGTCGCATCATCGCTGCCGGAACGACGACGACGCGTACACTCGAACACTGCGCACACATTGCTGCTGCGGATGCCTTTGAACCGCATTCGGGCCTGCAATTACACCCGCACTCCGGCCAGACTAGCATCTTCATCCGCCCGGGTGTTCAGTTCCGTGTCGTCAGCGGACTGCTAACGAACTTTCATCTGCCTGAGTCGACGTTGCTGATGTTGGTTAGCGCTTTTGCCGGTAGAGAGTTCACCCTCTCCGCATACGCTCACGCTGTTCGCGAGAGGTATCGGTTTTTCTCCTACGGTGACTGCATGCTGATCCTGTAG
- the polA gene encoding DNA polymerase I: protein MAKSSTKPESKTTKPPIYLLDSMAFIFRAYHAMQRSRPMSTRTGIPTAATYVFVNMINKLRKDFQPEYLAAVYDVGAPLHRNEMAAQMKDVKKFNIKTQQFETIEYGGYKANRTETPPDLIQQQPYIRRALEAFRIPILYYEGFEADDVIGTLSHKLSALGHHIYVVSSDKDMMQLVTKDVSILNPTKDNLILDPAGVEANLGVPPERVIDVMALRGDAIDNIPGAPGIGDKGSVELIQQFGTVEAAIAAATATPDSIKRKTYRESLANNRENILLSKDLVTIHTEVPIDYSLDAMRTQTPDIAACRELFSELEFTTLLKELAPAADATIITYETKPTVVQVKHLLDEARANNPATGKPNGLALAIFEDAQAIAEEIAAEHSEDAPELEPPPAENMSLFGAAPTATPKPVAASSTEDPARRLGLAVNDHFAIEAPLDTPGIKEALTDSTLPKDIHDLKAVLRALQPHNIQLQGVRNDVMLLSYLINPTHSSHTLPDIAARSTSRTLVHQPTKENPNDAKRLPEAAAAIVRLSTTLGQQIADYAPTEHSIPADDPALGGAVTTEMLFSDKKEKTGSRERADISPLQHVYETLDLPLVPVLLRMEQVGVRIDPDFLRGMSSHLAVEIDNLAEKIYTESGHRFNINSPKQLGDVLFNKMLLPKPMKYGKGKVVSTAQDVLEELAEDHPIVSSVLEYRQFQKLKGTYLDTLPLLADSDGRIHTTFNQVGAATGRLSSINPNLQNIPIRTAAGREIRAAFIPAPGNLLMSADYSQIELRLMAHFSQDPLLLDAYRTGKDIHTLTASEVFEVDAATMDKETRNRAKAVNFGIVYGISPFGLAAQLGIEQKVARAYIERYFERYAGVQRFIEAILATVRSEQAVRTSFGRVRPIPDIQSRNPNMRGFAERTAVNTPLQGTAADLIKLAMIRIDAEIIQRKLRSRMTLQVHDELLFDVVPEEAKEMETLVRHEMEHVAEFSVPIVAEIGLGKNWRDIK from the coding sequence ATGGCAAAGTCCTCCACAAAGCCCGAATCAAAGACCACCAAGCCGCCGATCTATCTCCTCGACTCGATGGCATTCATCTTCCGCGCCTACCATGCCATGCAGCGGTCGCGTCCTATGTCCACGCGGACCGGCATTCCGACGGCGGCGACGTATGTCTTCGTCAACATGATCAATAAACTGCGCAAGGACTTTCAGCCTGAGTATCTTGCCGCGGTCTACGATGTTGGTGCTCCGCTCCACCGCAACGAGATGGCGGCGCAGATGAAAGACGTCAAAAAGTTCAACATTAAGACACAGCAGTTCGAGACCATCGAATATGGCGGCTACAAGGCTAACCGTACCGAGACTCCGCCGGACCTTATCCAGCAACAGCCCTATATCCGCCGCGCCCTTGAAGCCTTCCGCATCCCTATCCTCTACTACGAGGGCTTCGAAGCCGACGACGTCATCGGCACGCTTTCGCACAAGCTCTCTGCTCTCGGACACCACATCTACGTCGTTTCCTCCGACAAAGACATGATGCAGCTCGTCACTAAAGATGTCTCCATCCTCAATCCAACGAAGGATAATCTCATCCTCGATCCCGCTGGCGTCGAAGCGAATCTTGGTGTGCCGCCCGAGCGCGTCATTGATGTGATGGCGCTCCGCGGCGACGCGATCGACAATATTCCCGGAGCGCCCGGCATTGGCGACAAGGGCTCTGTCGAGCTCATCCAGCAGTTCGGCACAGTAGAAGCAGCCATCGCCGCGGCTACTGCCACCCCCGACTCCATCAAGCGCAAGACCTATCGTGAATCCCTCGCTAACAACCGCGAAAATATCCTTCTCTCCAAAGATCTCGTCACCATCCACACTGAAGTCCCCATCGACTACTCGCTCGATGCGATGCGCACGCAGACGCCTGATATCGCCGCCTGCCGCGAGCTCTTCAGCGAACTCGAGTTCACAACTCTCCTTAAAGAACTTGCTCCGGCCGCGGACGCCACTATCATCACCTACGAAACAAAGCCAACCGTAGTACAGGTTAAACATCTGCTCGACGAGGCGCGAGCCAACAATCCTGCAACTGGCAAACCCAACGGTTTGGCTCTCGCTATCTTTGAAGATGCCCAGGCCATCGCTGAAGAGATCGCAGCCGAACATTCTGAAGACGCTCCAGAGCTAGAGCCTCCTCCAGCCGAGAACATGTCCCTCTTTGGAGCAGCCCCTACGGCCACACCTAAACCTGTAGCCGCATCTTCAACAGAGGATCCTGCGCGCCGTCTCGGCCTCGCTGTCAACGACCATTTTGCAATCGAAGCTCCGCTCGACACGCCGGGCATCAAAGAGGCACTCACTGACAGCACCTTGCCCAAGGATATCCATGATCTCAAAGCTGTCTTGCGTGCATTGCAACCTCACAATATCCAGCTACAAGGCGTTCGCAACGACGTTATGCTGCTCAGCTATCTCATCAATCCGACACATAGCTCTCACACTTTGCCGGATATAGCCGCACGCAGCACCAGCCGCACTCTCGTTCATCAGCCGACGAAAGAAAATCCCAACGACGCCAAACGTCTGCCCGAAGCCGCAGCGGCTATCGTCCGTCTCTCCACCACATTGGGCCAACAGATCGCCGACTACGCGCCTACGGAGCACTCAATTCCTGCCGACGATCCCGCACTTGGCGGAGCAGTCACTACCGAGATGCTCTTCTCCGACAAGAAAGAGAAAACAGGGAGCAGAGAGAGAGCTGATATCTCTCCCTTGCAGCACGTCTACGAGACACTCGATCTCCCTCTCGTCCCCGTTCTCCTTCGTATGGAGCAGGTCGGCGTCCGTATCGATCCTGACTTCCTTCGTGGAATGTCTTCGCACCTTGCCGTCGAAATCGATAACCTCGCTGAAAAAATCTATACGGAATCTGGCCACCGTTTCAATATCAACTCCCCGAAGCAGCTTGGCGACGTGCTGTTCAACAAGATGCTTCTTCCTAAGCCGATGAAGTACGGCAAGGGCAAGGTCGTCTCAACTGCGCAAGATGTTCTTGAAGAACTTGCCGAGGATCACCCGATCGTCTCGTCGGTTCTCGAATATCGTCAATTCCAGAAGCTCAAAGGCACTTACCTTGACACGCTACCTTTGCTTGCCGACTCTGACGGACGCATTCACACCACGTTTAACCAGGTAGGTGCAGCCACAGGGCGGCTCTCCTCTATCAATCCCAATCTGCAGAACATTCCTATTCGTACTGCCGCAGGTCGAGAGATCCGAGCAGCATTTATTCCGGCGCCAGGCAATCTGCTCATGTCGGCCGACTACTCGCAGATCGAGTTGCGCCTTATGGCCCACTTCTCTCAGGACCCATTGCTCCTCGATGCCTATCGAACCGGTAAAGACATCCACACCCTTACCGCATCCGAAGTCTTCGAGGTTGATGCCGCGACCATGGATAAGGAGACTCGCAATCGCGCCAAGGCGGTTAATTTCGGTATCGTCTATGGCATCTCTCCATTTGGATTGGCGGCACAGCTTGGCATTGAGCAGAAGGTGGCGCGCGCATATATTGAGCGTTATTTTGAACGTTATGCTGGTGTGCAGCGCTTCATCGAAGCCATCCTGGCAACCGTTCGTAGCGAACAGGCCGTTCGCACGTCCTTTGGCCGCGTCCGTCCTATTCCGGATATCCAATCGCGCAATCCCAACATGCGCGGTTTTGCTGAACGTACCGCCGTCAATACGCCGCTGCAGGGCACGGCCGCTGATCTCATCAAGCTCGCGATGATTCGTATTGATGCCGAGATCATTCAGCGCAAGCTGCGCTCCCGCATGACGCTCCAGGTCCACGATGAACTTCTCTTCGATGTTGTTCCCGAAGAGGCTAAAGAGATGGAAACTCTCGTCCGCCACGAAATGGAACACGTGGCCGAGTTCTCCGTCCCCATCGTCGCCGAGATCGGCTTAGGGAAGAACTGGCGCGATATTAAATAA
- the recG gene encoding ATP-dependent DNA helicase RecG translates to MLELSTPIKFIKRVGERIAEDLAKRGVETVEDLLYHLPFRYEDRLNPLPIRDLKAGAMASIIGEVRGSVLLRTRSMPIFEMTVGQNLDTVKCIWFHGNYLKDKFRAGQMVALYGKLEASRSTAGKFKMIQPQFEILPTMDSPEAEFVSLEVGRIVPVYEFLGGTTVWGAKLTSRWLRRVIWTLLEELGSQQANKLGGQSVSAVPETLPDVMLERLGLPNRLEALRATHFPEAGTPIAELMSAATPAHRRLIFEELFYLELGLELKRRRMREREGIAFTTGENVRRAIKQILPFHPTAAQKRVLGEIAADMRKAQPMRRLLQGDVGSGKTIVAMQAALISIENGYQVALMAPTEILATQHYLSARKLLGDALSPHTGRPYRITLLTGSLDDAAKREARGRIFRGETDLAIGTHALIEEKVDFDNLGLVIVDEQHRFGVQQRFQLMKKPGSDGHSAEPDVLVMTATPIPRTLALTLYGDLETSVIDELPPGRTPIVTRRTTEERAEDVWQFVRKQVAAGQQAYIVYPVIEGAKDDQPELDFAQDPDEEAKTIAASSISPLHRKGSAEDDTKRKSGKKVKGKTEKKAEKLFASKKALRAASDMYEELRTGALSGLRLGLLHGRMNANDKEITMRQFQRGEIDVLIATTVIEVGVDVPNASVMVIEHAERFGLAQLHQLRGRVGRGAAKSYCILMTGSSVSEQAEDRLNAMVSTQNGFELAEFDLEQRGPGEFFGTRQAGMPEFRVANLIRDRKILELAKIEASRFVEKPDPAISQGERDAVWTRLKQQWQRRYGLVEA, encoded by the coding sequence GTGCTCGAACTTTCGACTCCAATCAAATTCATCAAACGTGTCGGAGAACGGATCGCCGAAGATTTGGCGAAACGCGGAGTCGAAACAGTCGAAGACCTGCTTTATCACCTGCCTTTTCGCTATGAAGACCGGCTCAATCCGCTACCGATCCGCGATCTGAAGGCCGGAGCGATGGCCTCAATCATCGGTGAAGTCCGCGGTTCCGTCCTGTTACGAACGCGGTCGATGCCGATCTTTGAGATGACGGTTGGCCAGAACTTAGACACCGTCAAGTGCATCTGGTTTCACGGTAACTATCTAAAAGACAAGTTTCGCGCTGGGCAGATGGTGGCTCTTTACGGCAAGCTCGAAGCCTCGCGATCGACCGCCGGAAAGTTCAAGATGATTCAGCCGCAGTTTGAGATCCTTCCAACGATGGACTCTCCTGAAGCGGAGTTTGTTTCACTGGAAGTAGGACGCATCGTTCCTGTCTATGAGTTCCTGGGGGGGACGACCGTATGGGGAGCGAAACTAACCTCACGCTGGCTGCGGAGAGTGATCTGGACTCTGCTGGAGGAGTTGGGAAGCCAGCAAGCCAACAAGCTGGGCGGTCAGTCGGTCAGCGCGGTCCCTGAGACTCTGCCAGATGTCATGCTCGAAAGATTGGGTCTACCGAACCGATTAGAAGCTCTACGGGCAACACACTTTCCTGAAGCTGGAACTCCAATCGCCGAGCTGATGTCGGCAGCCACTCCAGCACACCGCAGACTGATCTTCGAGGAACTCTTCTATCTCGAGCTTGGTCTTGAGCTGAAGCGCCGCAGGATGCGCGAACGCGAAGGAATCGCCTTTACAACCGGAGAAAATGTGCGCCGGGCGATTAAGCAGATCCTCCCCTTTCATCCCACCGCCGCACAAAAGCGCGTGCTGGGAGAGATTGCGGCGGATATGCGGAAAGCGCAACCCATGCGCCGTCTGCTGCAAGGCGATGTAGGCTCCGGCAAAACGATTGTCGCCATGCAGGCTGCCTTGATTTCCATTGAGAATGGTTATCAGGTGGCCTTGATGGCGCCTACAGAGATTCTGGCGACACAACACTATCTTTCTGCGCGCAAGCTTCTGGGCGATGCACTTTCGCCGCATACTGGCCGACCCTATCGCATTACTCTGCTGACTGGTTCTCTTGACGATGCGGCGAAGCGAGAAGCTCGAGGGAGAATCTTTCGCGGTGAGACCGATCTGGCGATCGGGACCCATGCCTTGATCGAGGAAAAGGTCGACTTCGACAATCTCGGACTGGTCATCGTAGACGAACAACATCGTTTCGGCGTGCAGCAACGGTTTCAGCTGATGAAGAAGCCAGGCTCGGATGGGCACTCTGCGGAGCCCGACGTATTGGTGATGACTGCGACACCAATCCCGCGCACGCTTGCTCTGACCCTCTATGGCGATCTTGAGACGAGCGTGATCGACGAGCTACCTCCAGGACGTACCCCTATCGTTACGCGGCGAACGACCGAAGAGCGAGCAGAGGACGTCTGGCAGTTTGTCCGCAAACAGGTTGCCGCAGGGCAGCAGGCGTATATCGTCTATCCGGTCATAGAAGGTGCAAAAGATGATCAGCCGGAGCTTGATTTTGCGCAGGATCCTGATGAAGAGGCAAAGACAATCGCAGCTTCTTCGATTTCACCCTTGCACCGCAAAGGCTCTGCTGAGGATGACACAAAACGGAAAAGCGGGAAAAAGGTCAAAGGAAAAACGGAAAAGAAGGCTGAAAAATTATTCGCTTCGAAGAAAGCTTTGCGCGCCGCAAGCGACATGTACGAAGAACTGCGCACTGGAGCCCTCTCCGGACTTCGTCTGGGCCTGCTGCATGGACGCATGAACGCCAACGATAAAGAGATCACCATGCGCCAGTTTCAGCGTGGTGAGATTGATGTTCTGATCGCAACAACAGTCATCGAAGTTGGCGTCGATGTCCCGAACGCATCCGTCATGGTCATCGAACACGCCGAACGCTTTGGCCTGGCACAGCTGCATCAGCTTCGTGGACGTGTAGGCCGTGGTGCAGCCAAGAGTTACTGCATTCTGATGACCGGCAGCAGTGTCAGCGAACAGGCAGAAGATCGTCTGAATGCTATGGTTTCGACCCAAAATGGCTTCGAACTTGCAGAGTTCGACCTAGAGCAACGAGGCCCCGGCGAGTTTTTCGGCACCCGCCAAGCCGGAATGCCGGAGTTTCGCGTGGCCAATCTCATTCGAGACCGCAAGATCTTGGAGTTGGCCAAGATCGAGGCCTCGCGATTTGTCGAAAAACCTGACCCTGCAATCTCACAAGGAGAACGCGATGCTGTCTGGACGCGCCTCAAACAGCAGTGGCAACGGCGCTATGGATTAGTTGAAGCGTAA
- a CDS encoding ABC transporter ATP-binding protein: MAIVELHKVRKAFDIKVAVDDLSFRIEQGSMFGLLGPNGSGKTSSIRMMIGMTVPDSGSVTLFDQSFDRKNLHRVGYLPEERGLYKKMKVIDQLIFLGQLHGLDATTASKRAHSWCERMEIIEAIPKKTEELSKGMQQKIQFIAALLHDPELIIMDEPFSGLDPVNASLLQDTLLELNKQGRTVLFSTHRMDQVEKLCDSICLIHRGHLVLSGAMQEIKSRYPKNRVQMVFEGDASFLNNSSVESAKNYNGMAEIKLCDGADAQHLLAEAVSKARISRFEVMEPTLEEIFIESVGDRVDA; encoded by the coding sequence ATGGCGATCGTTGAACTTCACAAGGTCCGCAAGGCTTTCGACATAAAAGTAGCTGTCGATGATCTCAGCTTCCGTATCGAGCAGGGAAGCATGTTCGGCCTGCTCGGTCCAAACGGCTCCGGTAAGACCTCCTCTATCCGCATGATGATCGGGATGACAGTTCCAGACTCTGGTTCGGTCACCTTGTTTGATCAGTCGTTTGACCGCAAAAACCTTCACCGAGTTGGTTATCTGCCGGAAGAACGCGGACTTTACAAGAAGATGAAGGTGATCGATCAGCTCATCTTCCTCGGCCAGCTTCATGGCTTGGATGCGACAACAGCCAGCAAGCGCGCCCATTCGTGGTGCGAACGCATGGAGATTATCGAGGCGATCCCTAAAAAGACCGAAGAGCTCTCGAAGGGCATGCAGCAGAAGATCCAATTTATCGCTGCATTACTGCATGATCCTGAACTCATCATTATGGACGAGCCGTTCAGCGGTCTCGATCCAGTCAATGCATCGCTCCTGCAGGATACTTTGCTTGAGCTAAACAAGCAGGGGAGGACGGTGCTCTTCTCAACGCACCGCATGGATCAGGTCGAAAAGCTCTGCGATTCCATTTGTCTTATCCACCGAGGCCATCTCGTCCTCTCCGGCGCAATGCAGGAGATCAAGTCCCGCTATCCGAAGAACCGTGTCCAGATGGTCTTTGAAGGAGATGCTTCCTTCCTGAACAACTCTTCGGTCGAGAGCGCAAAGAACTACAACGGTATGGCTGAGATCAAGCTCTGTGATGGTGCAGACGCGCAGCACCTGTTGGCTGAGGCGGTGTCGAAAGCCCGCATCTCGCGTTTTGAGGTGATGGAACCGACGCTCGAAGAGATTTTTATCGAATCTGTAGGAGATCGCGTCGATGCATAA
- a CDS encoding ABC transporter permease → MHNIFLIAKREYLERVRTKAFLISTLMIPLLMGGGIVGSILAGSKSKSTSHITIVSADQLLATDLQKELENGKDSEMTVDVISPGNSSTRATLDSMLVDKQLDGYLWITPASSPNERPSFAYTPRSTADFGTKSAITSALRTVLMRERLTHDGVVAQEVNALMQPVKVDTTQAGKNADTTSSFVAIYVLFFLMYMVILLYGMNVARSIIEEKTSRVFEVLLATIKPEEMMAGKVIGVGSVGLTQVAVWLLTAILLTSSSLMGAIAGGKVHVSLSPMQIIFFVVYFLLGYLLYSSIAAALGAMVNSEQELQQLNMFLVMPLAGCMFALAPVITNPSGLIARVISLIPFCAPLIMYLRISLATPPAWEIALSIILMLVTIYAILWVASRIYRVGILMYGKRPTLPEIMRWLKYS, encoded by the coding sequence ATGCATAATATCTTTCTCATCGCGAAGCGCGAGTATCTGGAGCGTGTTCGCACGAAGGCGTTCCTTATCTCTACACTGATGATCCCGCTGCTGATGGGCGGAGGAATTGTCGGTTCGATCCTTGCAGGCAGCAAATCCAAGTCAACCTCGCACATTACGATCGTCTCGGCGGATCAATTATTGGCGACTGATCTCCAGAAAGAGCTTGAGAACGGCAAAGATAGCGAGATGACCGTCGATGTGATCTCGCCGGGCAATAGTTCCACCCGAGCCACGCTCGATTCCATGCTGGTTGATAAGCAGCTCGATGGTTATCTCTGGATTACTCCGGCATCCAGCCCCAACGAGCGTCCCAGCTTCGCTTATACGCCGCGTTCTACGGCAGATTTTGGCACCAAGAGTGCCATCACTTCTGCGCTCCGCACAGTATTGATGCGTGAGCGGCTTACTCATGATGGTGTAGTTGCACAAGAGGTGAATGCTCTGATGCAGCCCGTCAAGGTAGATACAACCCAGGCGGGCAAAAATGCCGATACCACCTCAAGCTTTGTTGCCATCTATGTGCTCTTCTTCCTCATGTACATGGTCATTCTGCTCTATGGGATGAACGTTGCTCGCTCCATCATCGAAGAGAAGACCTCGCGTGTTTTCGAAGTGTTGCTGGCGACAATCAAGCCAGAGGAAATGATGGCTGGCAAAGTCATCGGCGTAGGCTCCGTTGGTCTCACCCAGGTTGCAGTGTGGCTGCTAACAGCGATTCTGCTGACCAGCAGCTCGCTAATGGGAGCGATCGCAGGAGGAAAGGTCCACGTTTCATTGAGTCCGATGCAGATTATCTTTTTTGTGGTCTACTTCCTGCTCGGGTACCTGCTGTACTCCTCTATCGCCGCCGCGCTTGGAGCAATGGTCAACTCGGAACAAGAGCTACAGCAGCTCAATATGTTCCTAGTGATGCCGCTGGCGGGCTGCATGTTTGCGTTGGCCCCAGTGATCACCAATCCAAGCGGACTGATTGCCCGCGTTATCTCGCTGATCCCGTTCTGCGCGCCACTTATCATGTACCTGCGTATCTCTCTGGCTACTCCGCCGGCATGGGAAATCGCCCTTTCGATCATTCTGATGCTCGTGACGATTTATGCCATCCTTTGGGTAGCCAGCCGTATCTATCGTGTCGGTATTCTCATGTACGGCAAACGGCCAACCCTGCCGGAGATCATGCGCTGGCTCAAATACAGCTAA
- a CDS encoding lysophospholipid acyltransferase family protein — MLAIVPPLAYMIICLLGVTLRYEDICEPGMTPQYHTPPPLIYAIWHRCLLACAWRFRNGNLHILISRSFDGELIARTVERLGFVAVRGSSSRDGAVGLRNLQRAYYENNYIAITADGPRGPAQKAKPGVTQLAALVDAPVGAVYLHPHRAWTLRSWDGFMIPKPFSKVTVAWTVPAPAEQQAVQSALDRATALAESYTLESK; from the coding sequence ATGCTCGCCATCGTTCCTCCGCTGGCGTACATGATTATCTGTTTGCTTGGGGTTACGCTTCGCTACGAAGATATCTGCGAGCCAGGCATGACTCCGCAGTATCACACGCCTCCGCCGCTCATCTATGCCATCTGGCATCGCTGTCTGTTGGCGTGTGCCTGGCGCTTTCGCAATGGAAATCTTCACATCCTCATTAGCCGCAGTTTTGATGGCGAACTGATTGCCCGCACGGTGGAACGGCTCGGTTTTGTGGCTGTGCGGGGATCCAGCTCTCGGGATGGAGCCGTAGGGCTACGCAATCTGCAGCGGGCTTATTACGAGAACAACTACATTGCAATTACGGCGGACGGTCCGCGTGGTCCTGCGCAGAAGGCTAAGCCTGGCGTCACTCAGCTTGCAGCCCTCGTCGACGCGCCCGTGGGGGCCGTCTATCTTCACCCGCACCGCGCCTGGACTCTTCGCTCTTGGGACGGCTTCATGATTCCTAAGCCTTTCTCCAAGGTCACCGTCGCCTGGACCGTTCCCGCTCCTGCCGAACAACAGGCCGTTCAGTCTGCACTCGACCGTGCCACTGCACTTGCGGAATCCTACACACTAGAATCAAAGTAG